In one window of Primulina tabacum isolate GXHZ01 chromosome 8, ASM2559414v2, whole genome shotgun sequence DNA:
- the LOC142554455 gene encoding NAC domain-containing protein 100-like encodes MELPPGFRFHPTDEELITHYLSKKIVDCNFSAIAIGEVDMNKVEPWDLPRMAKGGEREWYFFCVKDKKYPTGSRTNRATAAGYWKATGKDKEIFRGKTLVGTKKTLVFYKGRAPKGEKSSWIAHEYNMPANSNQNTWVLSRVFQKTSGGKKVHISELIRKHLSTPSPLMDPNSPYHNTKTEPVDSESGLIPYFSGPNIPSSYSRGPSGHVLDRCGGSGRQIPGFITLEESSSVFRDMLGKNMNHERQKEGEMGSVSQETAFSTDNSNLEVENISFGALASVGSLDLDTIWGY; translated from the exons ATGGAATTGCCTCCCGGATTTCGATTCCATCCGACGGATGAAGAACTAATTACCCATTACTTATCAAAGAAGATTGTTGATTGCAATTTCTCTGCAATAGCTATAGGAGAGGTTGACATGAACAAAGTCGAGCCTTGGGACTTACCAA GGATGGCAAAAGGAGGGGAAAGGGAATGGTATTTTTTCTGTGTGAAGGACAAAAAGTATCCGACGGGATCAAGGACAAACAGGGCTACAGCTGCTGGATACTGGAAAGCCACTGGTAAAGACAAAGAAATCTTTCGAGGGAAAACACTCGTGGGGACGAAGAAAACACTGGTTTTCTACAAGGGCAGGGCCCCCAAAGGCGAAAAATCCAGCTGGATTGCGCATGAATATAACATGCCTGCTAATTCAAACCAG AATACTTGGGTACTAAGCAGGGTATTTCAGAAGACAAGTGGAGGGAAAAAAGTCCATATTTCGGAACTCATCAGAAAGCATCTTTCCACACCTTCACCACTGATGGATCCTAATTCACCATATCACAACACCAAAACCGAGCCCGTGGATTCCGAGTCCGGCCTCATTCCTTACTTCTCCGGTCCCAACATTCCCAGTTCATATTCTCGGGGACCGTCTGGTCATGTCCTGGATCGATGCGGCGGATCGGGACGTCAAATCCCGGGTTTTATCACCCTTGAAGAATCATCCTCCGTTTTTAGGGATATGCTTGGGAAGAATATGAATCATGAACGCCAAAAGGAGGGAGAAATGGGCAGTGTTTCTCAAGAAACAGCTTTCAGCACTGATAATTCAAATCTTGAAGTGGAAAACATATCATTTGGTGCATTAGCTTCAGTTGGATCACTGGATTTGGACACCATTTGGGGGTACTAA